TGATCTAAATAGATTGAACAAtataatatatgtgaattattatatattttttgacattatctttgattcatatatatatatatattaattatgaaacccccagtaaaaaaaaacctattataTATTATGAGATTCTTTTACAAGTTTTCACCATCTTCAAGTGTTCATTTCATTTCTCACcggtttgtttttttgttgtctATCTGTCTTTAGTTCTACTCTTCCTATCCTTGTTGGTGACTTTCTCTCTCCACTCACTCCAACACATACACAAGCGTGACTACTACTTTGTTCAACGCTCCACAGCAcgcaacataacataaaaaatatgaaaattaaaaagaaaaactgagTTAATGATTCTCACGTCCCACACCCTAGAAACACTACTGCACTTTCCTTCAATCCAACTCCAAGTCACAACCTTGGCATTTTCTGAAACAAAATCTTTGTGCTTTCGTTTTTTATATTCCAAGTAAAGGCCTCTTTCATTGCCAGCCATGACCGAGGTCCTCCACTCCTCCCCACCTCGTTTTGTTGCTTCATCACCACCAACAAAGACaaggacaacaacaacaacaacaacaacaaagacaaggacaacaacaccaacaacctcttcattctcttctcccaaTGCCTTTCTCCTCCGACCTCTCTTGGCGCTTCTTCTGACCCTTCTCAGGAAATCCTTCCAGCTTCCTCGCAAAAACATCGGCTCCATTATGGACATTGGCTCCCCAACGAACGTGCGCCATGTTGCGCATGTCACCTTTGATAGGTTCAATGGTTTCTTGGGCTTGCCTGTTGAGTTTGAACCTGAGGTCCCCAGAAGGCCTCCTAGTGCTAGGTGTGTGTTTATGTCCatgcatatatattaaaaggcaTGAATTGAAGACACTTGTTCATCATTGAATTAGAGTCACATTTCTGATCGAatgcatgttggtttttattagtttttaaatttaagaggAAAATTATGCATTATTTTTAATGCACATTATAGTTTTGATTccgagtttaatttctatgcatCCTTAGATTTTATAAAGTCAACGAATCAGAAACAATATGGTTTTgattatgagtttaatttttatgcacgATTGGTCGGTTTTTATTAGAGAATGTCAAGATCTTTTGCATTTGTGAATGCATTTATATTAGAGTCTTTGATTTAAAGGTtgtgttgttttgtttatttatttacgcTTTTGTTTGATTTATCACATGTAGTGCATCTGTTTTTGGAGTTTCAACAGAATCCATGCAGTTGTCGTATGACTCAAGAGGGAACAGTGTGCCAACAATACTGCTGTTGATGCAAAGGCATCTGTATGTTCAAGGAGGGTTGCAGGTTTGATCATCTATATTTGTCTGTAAATTTCTGATGATGTTGCTGGTTATCTGTTGGATGCAATTTGTGTGAAACTAGCAAAAATGATAGTCCTGCTTTATCATGTACTACTCCATGGGGACTTATTTGTTCACCTTGCAAATGATTGCATTAATGGTTCTTCTTGGTTAAAAAGTTGAACTTACACATGCAGGtggaggggattttcagaattaACGCGGACAATGGTCAAGAGGAACATGTTAGGGATCAATTGAATTTGGGAGTGGTCCCAGAAGGCATTGATGTACATTGTTTGGCAGGGCTAATTAAGGTATAACTCTTGCAAGATGATTGTTTGCTTCTGGCTCCTCTGTTGATGTACCTGTTCATAGATGCTTGTTTGGTGAATTGAACTGGATCATCATATTGACTAAAAAAAGTATCTTCTATGATATAATGATTACTTTTGCTTGtggaaatgattatttttatgcaataattctttttctcttttattatagATCTAACATGTACTAGAATCATTTGTGCAAATAGAATTGATTCAACATGTAATTGATTGTAGAAAGTAACTTATCAATTTCAAACATTTATCTAAGTCTAATAAATTAGACAAATAAACATCATTTCCAAATTCCGCAATGTATTTGACTGAATAGTACCACATTCCATATCTAGACCCGTTTTAATGGATCAGATGAATAGTAAAATTGTCTGCCCATACAATATCTGGTTTATAGACTAGATGGTGAGCTAGAACATCCTGCAGTTTATGAGGGAGGCTGTATTGTCATTCCTATTCGTTTATTGCATCTCctatataacttttttctcatCTTCCTAAGATGTCCTTTATTAAATAGTTGAGTCAGACAAATGATCTACTGCCACTCCTATGATCATCcaaatttctaattaatatttgttttatttttaaaaaatataaaaatgacttCCTAATTACATGAttagtttttcctttttaattcaaTGTTCGTCAGGGCCAACAAACAAAACTAAACTCTACAATACAAGTGTTTTCAATGTGTAAACTTTATGATCCTGTTGGAAAGTggaaactgaaatgtcttatgaCCCTTGCTTGTgagtctttttaaaattatttgcaaaACAATTTTATCCTTTCTTTTTATTCCGTTTCTTCTAGACAAGCTCAATGAGAACCTTCATTTTTCTATCTGTTTTCTGTTCTTCCTAAATCATATGCTGACCAATTGCATCCATATCATCCTCTGCTTCTGTCTTAACCTTCCAACTTATTTACTGCTAGCCACTAACAACCTGTCAATTCATGTCTTTAGACAAATATAACAAGTTTCCCAACATCTTTATTTCAATTGCTGCTTCATGAAACTTTAGCACTACTTAGTTGGAATATGTCACCTTTCTTGGTGTAGTTTTATCCTAGCAAGTAACTATCAGAATCCATTCCAGAATCCCATTTAATTAAACTCGCGTACATAGCAAACTATCTTTTATATGAAAGGATATAAGGTAAATGCTACAAAACACTGCTTTTGTAGCTTCTGCTTAATTCTTTGTGCTTTTTTTTGGCATAAAGAAAATGCATGTTATTAGATACTATTTTGATATTCTTGCATTTTTCAAGGCTTGGTTTAGGGAACTTCCTACAGGCATTCTAGATTCATTATCACCCGAGCAGGTAATGCAATGCCAGACTGAGGATGAATGTTCTGAACTAGTGAGACATCTACCTCATACTGAAGCTTCACTCTTGGACTGGGCCATCAATCTGATGGCTGATGTTGTCCTACATGAGCATGTTAATAAGATGAATGCGCGTAACATTGCCATGGTTTTTGCACCAAACATGACTCAGGTGTGTTTCcatattttttcattctcaaGTGACTGCAAGGAAGAAAAGATGTACCATACAAGtgctatatattttcattttctactttACTAAATTGCATATGGAAATCTTTTGAAATccaattgttttcttttctcgGGAAATCTTTTCTGCACTACTTGTCTTGACAATATTTTTACCTTTAGTGAAGTCTTTACTATGCTGTGTTTTTCCAAGAGTAAATAAAGATGCCAATGTGATAGTTGTTCCATCTGATAGTAGGTTCGAGTCAATGAAAGTATTTGGTCATTCTGATTGCAGATGGCAGACCCTATATCTGCATTGATGTATGC
Above is a window of Glycine soja cultivar W05 chromosome 12, ASM419377v2, whole genome shotgun sequence DNA encoding:
- the LOC114378358 gene encoding rho GTPase-activating protein 5-like; amino-acid sequence: MTEVLHSSPPRFVASSPPTKTRTTTTTTTTKTRTTTPTTSSFSSPNAFLLRPLLALLLTLLRKSFQLPRKNIGSIMDIGSPTNVRHVAHVTFDRFNGFLGLPVEFEPEVPRRPPSASASVFGVSTESMQLSYDSRGNSVPTILLLMQRHLYVQGGLQVEGIFRINADNGQEEHVRDQLNLGVVPEGIDVHCLAGLIKAWFRELPTGILDSLSPEQVMQCQTEDECSELVRHLPHTEASLLDWAINLMADVVLHEHVNKMNARNIAMVFAPNMTQMADPISALMYAVQVMNFLKTLILRTVRERKDSVVESCPRFYLQPSVDNENRRILESFRQDTPAENEEAQENFVLEKTALDRSPESLQNNSTGGEPGSLTNSSENLVCNEDLYCEFPPVGNMGKSKTGQSSKSNARKESKKTRGSNL